A single Kryptolebias marmoratus isolate JLee-2015 linkage group LG16, ASM164957v2, whole genome shotgun sequence DNA region contains:
- the LOC108250289 gene encoding tetraspanin-13 gives MVCGGFFCAKNALSALNILYVMVSLLLIGVAAWGKWFGLVSSFGVVAGVIGVGAFLLLVAFVGLCGAMKHQQVLLFFYMIVLFMVFVLQFSISCACLALNKDQQNQLLEVGWNKSEATQKDVEKTLDCCGYSSVNSSGSCPAECFSAPQSCVSCSSILQTYAGEVLRFIGGLGLFFSFTEILGVWLTHKYRNLKDPRSNPGAFL, from the exons ATGGTCTGCGGCGGATTCTTCTGCGCCAAAAACGCGCTTTCTGCGCTCAACATCCTTTATGTT ATGGTGAGCCTGCTGCTGATCGGCGTGGCGGCCTGGGGGAAGTGGTTCGGCCTGGTCTCCAGCTTCGGCGTGGTGGCGGGGGTCATCGGGGTGGGGGCCTTCCTGCTGCTGGTGGCCTTCGTGGGTCTGTGCGGCGCCATGAAGCACCAGCAGGTCCTGCTCTTCTTC TACATGATCGTCCTCTTCATGGTGTTCGTGCTGCAGTTCTCCATCTCCTGCGCCTGCCTGGCTCTCAATAAAGACCAACAG aaccAGCTCCTGGAGGTCGGCTGGAACAAATCTGAGGCGACTCAGAAAGACGTGGAGAAAACTCTGGACTGCTGCGGCTATTCCTCTGTGAACTCCAGCGGTTCCTGTCCGGCG GAGTGCTTCAGCGCCCCTCAGTCGTGCGTCAGCTGTTCCTCCATCCTGCAGACGTACGCCGGGGAGGTCCTGCGCTTCATCGGGGGCCTCGGCCTCTTCTTCAGCTTCACCGAG ATCCTTGGAGTTTGGCTCACGCACAAATACAGAAACCTGAAAGATCCTCGATCAAATCCTGGAGcctttctgtaa